One Lepus europaeus isolate LE1 chromosome 7, mLepTim1.pri, whole genome shotgun sequence DNA segment encodes these proteins:
- the MCAM gene encoding cell surface glycoprotein MUC18 isoform X2 — MGLPWLVCVFLLAAACCCRRVAGVPGEAEQPVQELVEVEVGGTAVLKCGPAHSQDNFSHADWFSVHKEKPTLIFRVRQGQGQGEPGEYQQRLSLQGRGAALVLTHVTPHDERIFLCQGRRPQSQEHRVQLRVYKAPEEPTIQVNALGISVDSEEPAEVATCVGKNGYPAPQVRWYKNRRPLQEEKNQVHIQSSQTVESSGLYTLKSVLKARLLKEDKDAQFYCELSYRLPSGNHMKESREVTVPVFYSAEKVWLEVEPVGALKEGDRVEIRCLSDGNPQPHFSINKQNPGTSEMEEEATTDNGILVLESAQKEHSGLYECQGLDLETMISLSSERHELLVNYVSDVRVTPAAPESQEGSSLSLTCEADSSQALEFQWLREKTGQELGRGPKLQLPNLRREAGGGYRCVASVPSIPGLNRTRLVNVAVFGPPWMASKETKVWVKENAVLNVSCEASGHPRPTISWNTNGMASEQSQDPQSVLSTLTVLVSPELLAAGAVQCTASNSLGRNTTTILLELVSLTTLTPESSPTTGLSTSTASPHARANGTSTEKKLPEPESQGVVIVAVSVCILVLAVLGAVLYFFYKKGKLPCGRSGKQEMERNTSI; from the exons ATGGGGCTGCCCTGGCTCGTCTGCGTCTTCTTGCTGGCCGCCGCCTGCTGCTGTCGCCGCGTCGCGG gTGTGCCCGGAGAGGCGGAGCAGCCTGTGCAGGAGCTGGTAGAGGTGGAGGTGGGCGGCACAGCGGTCCTGAAGTGcggccccgcccactcccaggACAACTTCAGCCACGCAGATTGGTTTTCC GTCCACAAGGAGAAGCCGACACTCATCTTCCGCGTGCgccaaggccagggccagggcgagCCCGGCGAGTACCAGCAGCGGCTGAGCCTGCAGGGCCGAGGGGCCGCCCTGGTTCTGACTCACGTCACCCCCCACGACGAGCGCATCTTCCTGTGCCAGGGCAGGCGGCCTCAGTCCCAGGAGCACCGCGTCCAGCTGCGCGTCTACA AGGCTCCAGAGGAGCCCACCATCCAGGTCAACGCCCTGGGCATCTCTGTGGACAGTGAGGAGCCTGCGGAG GTGGCCACCTGCGTGGGGAAGAATGGGTACCCTGCTCCCCAAGTCAGGTGGTACAAGAACAGGCGGCCCCTGCAGGAGGAGAAGAACC AGGTGCATATTCAGTCGTCGCAGACCGTGGAGTCCAGCGGTCTGTACACCCTGAAGAGTGTTCTGAAGGCACGGCTGCTTAAGGAAGACAAGGACGCCCAGTTCTACTGTGAACTCAGCTACCGGCTGCCCAGTGGGAACCACATGAAGGAATCCAGGGAGGTCACCGTCCCCGTGTTCT ACTCCGCAGAAAAGGtgtggttggaagtggagcccgtGGGGGCGCTGAAGGAAGGGGACCGCGTGGAAATCAGGTGTTTGTCGGATGGCAACCCCCAACCCCACTTCAGCATCAACAAGCAG aACCCTGGAACCAGcgagatggaggaggaggccaCCACGGACAATGGCATCCTGGTCTTGGAGTCAGCCCAGAAGGAGCACAGCGGGCTCTACGAGTGTCAGGGGCTCGACTTGGAAACCATGATCTCGCTGTCCAGTGAACGCCACGAGCTACTGGTGAACt ATGTGTCCGATGTGCGAGTGACTCCTGCAGCCCCCGAGAGCCAGGAGGGCAGCAGCCTCAGCCTGACCTGCGAGGCAGACAGCAGCCAGGCCCTGGAGTTCCAGTGGCTGAGAGAGAAG ACAGGCCAGGAACTGGGAAGGGGGCCTAAGCTGCAGTTACCCAACCTGAGAcgggaggcagggggtggctaCCGCTGCGTGGCATCGGTGCCCAGCATCCCCGGCCTGAACCGCACGCGGCTGGTCAACGTGGCTGTTTTTG GCCCCCCATGGATGGCATCAAAGGAGACGAAGGTGTGGGTGAAAGAGAACGCCGTGCTGAATGTGTCTTGTGAGGCGTCAGGCCACCCGCGGCCCACCATCTCCTGGAACACCAACGGCATG GCAAGCGAGCAGAGCCAAGATCCGCAGAGCGTCCTGAGCACCCTGACTGTCCTTGTGAGCCCGGAGCTGCTGGCCGCGGGCGCTGTCCAGTGCACAGCCTCCAACTCCCTGGGCAGGAACACCACCACCATCCTCCTGGAGCTGG TCAGTTTAACCACCCTCACACCAGAGTCCAGCCCGACCACTGGCCTCAGCACCTCCACTGCCAGCCCTCATGCCAGAGCCAACGGCACCTCCACAG AGAAAAAGCTGCCGGAGCCCGAGAGCCAGGGCGTGGTCATCGTGGCGGTGAGCGTGTGCATCCTGGTCCTGGCCGTGCTGGGCGCTGTCCTGTATTTCTTCTACAAGAAGGGCAAGCTGCCGTGTGGGCGGTCAGGCAAGCAGGAGAT
- the MCAM gene encoding cell surface glycoprotein MUC18 isoform X3 yields MGLPWLVCVFLLAAACCCRRVAGVPGEAEQPVQELVEVEVGGTAVLKCGPAHSQDNFSHADWFSVHKEKPTLIFRVRQGQGQGEPGEYQQRLSLQGRGAALVLTHVTPHDERIFLCQGRRPQSQEHRVQLRVYKAPEEPTIQVNALGISVDSEEPAEVATCVGKNGYPAPQVRWYKNRRPLQEEKNQVHIQSSQTVESSGLYTLKSVLKARLLKEDKDAQFYCELSYRLPSGNHMKESREVTVPVFYSAEKVWLEVEPVGALKEGDRVEIRCLSDGNPQPHFSINKQNPGTSEMEEEATTDNGILVLESAQKEHSGLYECQGLDLETMISLSSERHELLVNYVSDVRVTPAAPESQEGSSLSLTCEADSSQALEFQWLREKTGQELGRGPKLQLPNLRREAGGGYRCVASVPSIPGLNRTRLVNVAVFGPPWMASKETKVWVKENAVLNVSCEASGHPRPTISWNTNGMASEQSQDPQSVLSTLTVLVSPELLAAGAVQCTASNSLGRNTTTILLELVSLTTLTPESSPTTGLSTSTASPHARANGTSTEKKLPEPESQGVVIVAVSVCILVLAVLGAVLYFFYKKGKLPCGRSGKQEITLPPSRKGELVVEVQSDKLPEEMGLLQGRSGDKRAPGDQGEKYIDLRH; encoded by the exons ATGGGGCTGCCCTGGCTCGTCTGCGTCTTCTTGCTGGCCGCCGCCTGCTGCTGTCGCCGCGTCGCGG gTGTGCCCGGAGAGGCGGAGCAGCCTGTGCAGGAGCTGGTAGAGGTGGAGGTGGGCGGCACAGCGGTCCTGAAGTGcggccccgcccactcccaggACAACTTCAGCCACGCAGATTGGTTTTCC GTCCACAAGGAGAAGCCGACACTCATCTTCCGCGTGCgccaaggccagggccagggcgagCCCGGCGAGTACCAGCAGCGGCTGAGCCTGCAGGGCCGAGGGGCCGCCCTGGTTCTGACTCACGTCACCCCCCACGACGAGCGCATCTTCCTGTGCCAGGGCAGGCGGCCTCAGTCCCAGGAGCACCGCGTCCAGCTGCGCGTCTACA AGGCTCCAGAGGAGCCCACCATCCAGGTCAACGCCCTGGGCATCTCTGTGGACAGTGAGGAGCCTGCGGAG GTGGCCACCTGCGTGGGGAAGAATGGGTACCCTGCTCCCCAAGTCAGGTGGTACAAGAACAGGCGGCCCCTGCAGGAGGAGAAGAACC AGGTGCATATTCAGTCGTCGCAGACCGTGGAGTCCAGCGGTCTGTACACCCTGAAGAGTGTTCTGAAGGCACGGCTGCTTAAGGAAGACAAGGACGCCCAGTTCTACTGTGAACTCAGCTACCGGCTGCCCAGTGGGAACCACATGAAGGAATCCAGGGAGGTCACCGTCCCCGTGTTCT ACTCCGCAGAAAAGGtgtggttggaagtggagcccgtGGGGGCGCTGAAGGAAGGGGACCGCGTGGAAATCAGGTGTTTGTCGGATGGCAACCCCCAACCCCACTTCAGCATCAACAAGCAG aACCCTGGAACCAGcgagatggaggaggaggccaCCACGGACAATGGCATCCTGGTCTTGGAGTCAGCCCAGAAGGAGCACAGCGGGCTCTACGAGTGTCAGGGGCTCGACTTGGAAACCATGATCTCGCTGTCCAGTGAACGCCACGAGCTACTGGTGAACt ATGTGTCCGATGTGCGAGTGACTCCTGCAGCCCCCGAGAGCCAGGAGGGCAGCAGCCTCAGCCTGACCTGCGAGGCAGACAGCAGCCAGGCCCTGGAGTTCCAGTGGCTGAGAGAGAAG ACAGGCCAGGAACTGGGAAGGGGGCCTAAGCTGCAGTTACCCAACCTGAGAcgggaggcagggggtggctaCCGCTGCGTGGCATCGGTGCCCAGCATCCCCGGCCTGAACCGCACGCGGCTGGTCAACGTGGCTGTTTTTG GCCCCCCATGGATGGCATCAAAGGAGACGAAGGTGTGGGTGAAAGAGAACGCCGTGCTGAATGTGTCTTGTGAGGCGTCAGGCCACCCGCGGCCCACCATCTCCTGGAACACCAACGGCATG GCAAGCGAGCAGAGCCAAGATCCGCAGAGCGTCCTGAGCACCCTGACTGTCCTTGTGAGCCCGGAGCTGCTGGCCGCGGGCGCTGTCCAGTGCACAGCCTCCAACTCCCTGGGCAGGAACACCACCACCATCCTCCTGGAGCTGG TCAGTTTAACCACCCTCACACCAGAGTCCAGCCCGACCACTGGCCTCAGCACCTCCACTGCCAGCCCTCATGCCAGAGCCAACGGCACCTCCACAG AGAAAAAGCTGCCGGAGCCCGAGAGCCAGGGCGTGGTCATCGTGGCGGTGAGCGTGTGCATCCTGGTCCTGGCCGTGCTGGGCGCTGTCCTGTATTTCTTCTACAAGAAGGGCAAGCTGCCGTGTGGGCGGTCAGGCAAGCAGGAGAT
- the MCAM gene encoding cell surface glycoprotein MUC18 isoform X1, translating into MGLPWLVCVFLLAAACCCRRVAGVPGEAEQPVQELVEVEVGGTAVLKCGPAHSQDNFSHADWFSVHKEKPTLIFRVRQGQGQGEPGEYQQRLSLQGRGAALVLTHVTPHDERIFLCQGRRPQSQEHRVQLRVYKAPEEPTIQVNALGISVDSEEPAEVATCVGKNGYPAPQVRWYKNRRPLQEEKNQVHIQSSQTVESSGLYTLKSVLKARLLKEDKDAQFYCELSYRLPSGNHMKESREVTVPVFYSAEKVWLEVEPVGALKEGDRVEIRCLSDGNPQPHFSINKQNPGTSEMEEEATTDNGILVLESAQKEHSGLYECQGLDLETMISLSSERHELLVNYVSDVRVTPAAPESQEGSSLSLTCEADSSQALEFQWLREKTGQELGRGPKLQLPNLRREAGGGYRCVASVPSIPGLNRTRLVNVAVFGPPWMASKETKVWVKENAVLNVSCEASGHPRPTISWNTNGMASEQSQDPQSVLSTLTVLVSPELLAAGAVQCTASNSLGRNTTTILLELEKKLPEPESQGVVIVAVSVCILVLAVLGAVLYFFYKKGKLPCGRSGKQEITLPPSRKGELVVEVQSDKLPEEMGLLQGRSGDKRAPGDQGEKYIDLRH; encoded by the exons ATGGGGCTGCCCTGGCTCGTCTGCGTCTTCTTGCTGGCCGCCGCCTGCTGCTGTCGCCGCGTCGCGG gTGTGCCCGGAGAGGCGGAGCAGCCTGTGCAGGAGCTGGTAGAGGTGGAGGTGGGCGGCACAGCGGTCCTGAAGTGcggccccgcccactcccaggACAACTTCAGCCACGCAGATTGGTTTTCC GTCCACAAGGAGAAGCCGACACTCATCTTCCGCGTGCgccaaggccagggccagggcgagCCCGGCGAGTACCAGCAGCGGCTGAGCCTGCAGGGCCGAGGGGCCGCCCTGGTTCTGACTCACGTCACCCCCCACGACGAGCGCATCTTCCTGTGCCAGGGCAGGCGGCCTCAGTCCCAGGAGCACCGCGTCCAGCTGCGCGTCTACA AGGCTCCAGAGGAGCCCACCATCCAGGTCAACGCCCTGGGCATCTCTGTGGACAGTGAGGAGCCTGCGGAG GTGGCCACCTGCGTGGGGAAGAATGGGTACCCTGCTCCCCAAGTCAGGTGGTACAAGAACAGGCGGCCCCTGCAGGAGGAGAAGAACC AGGTGCATATTCAGTCGTCGCAGACCGTGGAGTCCAGCGGTCTGTACACCCTGAAGAGTGTTCTGAAGGCACGGCTGCTTAAGGAAGACAAGGACGCCCAGTTCTACTGTGAACTCAGCTACCGGCTGCCCAGTGGGAACCACATGAAGGAATCCAGGGAGGTCACCGTCCCCGTGTTCT ACTCCGCAGAAAAGGtgtggttggaagtggagcccgtGGGGGCGCTGAAGGAAGGGGACCGCGTGGAAATCAGGTGTTTGTCGGATGGCAACCCCCAACCCCACTTCAGCATCAACAAGCAG aACCCTGGAACCAGcgagatggaggaggaggccaCCACGGACAATGGCATCCTGGTCTTGGAGTCAGCCCAGAAGGAGCACAGCGGGCTCTACGAGTGTCAGGGGCTCGACTTGGAAACCATGATCTCGCTGTCCAGTGAACGCCACGAGCTACTGGTGAACt ATGTGTCCGATGTGCGAGTGACTCCTGCAGCCCCCGAGAGCCAGGAGGGCAGCAGCCTCAGCCTGACCTGCGAGGCAGACAGCAGCCAGGCCCTGGAGTTCCAGTGGCTGAGAGAGAAG ACAGGCCAGGAACTGGGAAGGGGGCCTAAGCTGCAGTTACCCAACCTGAGAcgggaggcagggggtggctaCCGCTGCGTGGCATCGGTGCCCAGCATCCCCGGCCTGAACCGCACGCGGCTGGTCAACGTGGCTGTTTTTG GCCCCCCATGGATGGCATCAAAGGAGACGAAGGTGTGGGTGAAAGAGAACGCCGTGCTGAATGTGTCTTGTGAGGCGTCAGGCCACCCGCGGCCCACCATCTCCTGGAACACCAACGGCATG GCAAGCGAGCAGAGCCAAGATCCGCAGAGCGTCCTGAGCACCCTGACTGTCCTTGTGAGCCCGGAGCTGCTGGCCGCGGGCGCTGTCCAGTGCACAGCCTCCAACTCCCTGGGCAGGAACACCACCACCATCCTCCTGGAGCTGG AGAAAAAGCTGCCGGAGCCCGAGAGCCAGGGCGTGGTCATCGTGGCGGTGAGCGTGTGCATCCTGGTCCTGGCCGTGCTGGGCGCTGTCCTGTATTTCTTCTACAAGAAGGGCAAGCTGCCGTGTGGGCGGTCAGGCAAGCAGGAGAT